The window TAATAACTTAACTTTTTGCTTGTCGATGATTACACAATCTAATTTTAAGAGAACATGTATGGTCACATTAGTACTTCATCACTTTGAACGAATCACTCCTTAACAATTTATTAGCATAAACTCTCATTGCATTCCTCCAATCAAACAACGTATTGTTAGCAAGCTTTTCGTTGACTTCTTTACACTGTAATCAAAGTTCTTTCTCATTGCAAGTATTAACAATTTAACTGATAAATCATGcttcataaataaattttgatcAATCCTTATGTTTTTTCATTGAGAAAATCATGAGGGATTAAAATGACATCGTCATAAGATGACCTAATAATTATGATATATATCTACGAATGGTTGGGTTGACATAGTGGATTGAATATGTACTGAAGCCATCCCCACTGATGAAATGAAGTTAGGTGGGTGCGAGACATGAATATAATTTGATGGAAATGTTTATGGACCTTAATGTTGACCATATTCATTGCCATCGAATCGTGGTGTACATCTTGATTGGACGTTGTGACCATCCCAAGATCCATTTATCTCGTACCCGAGTTACATGGTGCAATGTATCATACATTGAGACATAGTGGGAATATCATGTGATGGAATTGTTCGAATCGTTTGATTACCCTGCTGGAACATATCGCTTGTATCTATTCTACATTTTCTTTTGCTGTAACTAATACGAAAAACGACATTTGGATGCATTGCCGCCTTCTAGAAGAAGCTACGATCTTCATCATCAATTATTTCAATTAGGGGATCAAGAACTAATATATCATAACAACCCACTTGATATGTATATGAAacatattcaaattgatattaAGTCGTTGGTGCAAAATATTCACAAATTCAGTATATGTCATATCATTTCTAAATTTCAAGCCTTTCATCTTACCCCTAACATAGTTTCTTTTGAACGGGTCTCATTTCCCACCAAATTGTACAAATATGTGAAGCAATTTGCCATAAATATCGAGCAATTCCCCAACCTACACTAAATAATCACAAAGATTTTAATAAACGACTGTCTAGGTTTGTCTGCATGATTGTCCAACATTTTATAAATGATTGCCTAAATAAacttaaaagatcgtttagtattATTTAAGGTATAACTTAAGTTTATTTGGGCGACATTCCATATTTTCGAAAGTGATTTTGAAACAAACCTACTTTGTAAAAGAACTTACATTCTCTCTGTTTTGTTATGATGATTGTTTGTCTGAAATTGAACAAAGATGAAAGCGATGGACAAATATAACATTCACTTGAAACTCTAAGAGAGGACGTTCGGAGAAAAAGGTGAAGGGTAGAGAATAAGAATttgattttgtttaattttgattttgtttaattttgttacacaatatttagatttgaccgttccaaaactaaacgattttttttttcaaaatttgatacatgatttttttctctaattcttttggtacacgattgtttagatttctattttttttttacacatttggctactccaatctaaatgattttttttcaagattctttatacacgatcttttagattttgctattttttttacatcgtttatatttagttacccaaatttaaacgacgtcgaagaaagacaatgaaaagaaatcgtgagaaaaagaagaaagatgatagaaatattaaaaaatgtaaaaaaagaatcagaaaagaagaaagacgatgaaaagaaatcgcattagaaaaaaagaagagaaaataagaaagacgatgaaagaaattgcagcaaaaaagagaagaaaggcaAAAGGAAAAACtcgaaatatttaaaaatgactaacttcgtAGCTTTTGTTACacaaccgtaaatattttagccgtttgttatatttatgaaagtttttctttttataatatatatatatatatatatatatatatatatatatattaataatgtGAATCTAATTCTCAATTATATATGCTAACCTGGCGGTAAACGAAAATAGTGAAACAAATGGGTGGTAAGACAATTTCCTAATCTTTTTCGAGTATTATTACGTTTGAGGCCCAGCCCATGAGTTGCGCCGATACAACCATCAAAGAAACCCTAAACCACTCTTCTACGAAAACCCTAATTTATCAGTCGATGCCCTATAAAGTATAAACTCACCATCCCACCCCCTCTATTCCACTATTCTTGATTTTCATCTCTACAGAAACTTTTGATTTTGGTGCATTATTTATCATTTCGTATGTTTCgtagtttttaatttaattaaaagagCTTTCTTTTTTCTCCCCCTTTCAACCTCATTCAATCCTTATCTTCTGTTTTATGTTTTcgattatgtatatatatgatcGTTCAAGTGCTGTGACGATGCTGTTTTTATGGACTAGAGTTTCTGATCTGGGTACTATTCCCGGTATCTGATTGATATACCCTTGGCTGTCTGAGCACTCTCTTCAATTTGCTTGATTCGTATTATCAGTTTGATTGTCTTTTTATCTGAATCTTGTTCGAACAATGATGATATCTCTAAGGCTTGTTTCTCAAAACATTCGCAGTGGCCGTCTAAGAGCTTTCGCCTTCGCCGGGCTTGAGAGCTATTGCTGCTTTATCCTTCCTTGGATGTCTGAGCTCTTTAAATTCTTTTTATAtacttgaatttaattaaaatttgcaCCATGTTTTGTTGTTTGAATGATTTGGATTATGTGTTGATGATGATAATTCCAAAGGCTTGTTTCTCAGAACATTCGCAGTGGCCGCCTAAGAGCTTTCGCCTTCGCCAGGCTTGAGAGCTAATGCTGCTTTATTCCTTCCTTGGATGTCTGAAAcctttttcttataaaaaaactTCTGAACAGGCTTGCTTGACTGCTTATGTTGGTTGTAAATTATGAGATCATTGTAGCTTTGTCATATTTTGTTGTTCGATTTACTTTGACCATTCGGCTCTTGTATCTTGTTGCCTGATGAAGCTTATCGATCACATTTAGCTTTTAGCTGAGGAAATCCTTGTTATGGTCACCTTTTCTTTGTCCTAAGAATCTTGAATGGTTTAGGTTTACGGAATGCTTATATTTAGATATTGATTTTTACATGAGAGTTGTGAGCCCCTTTGGAAGTTGAAATCTTTTTGGAAAATGATCAAATGATGCTGCGCAATTCAGAAGGAAAGAAGAGTTGGTGTATGATGGAAGGACACCTTTTGGCTTATTTGGATTAAATGAAACCATTGCATCCTAATAGGAAATTCGATTTCATACTGACGTGGAAATTCTAAATCAAAATGTATAGAAGTCGGTTTACGGGTTTTATATTTGTGCAAAAACCATGTCTTGGAATataaattttgatataaataaaggACTGCTTAAATTGTGTTATCTCACAATTTTGTGTAATAATAagtattaaatttaatttagggGAATTGTTTAAAATGCCAAATTCAACCTTCACATTCTCGAGGATGAAgccaataaaaaatattttagtggtttttaatttattgtagttaatttataaaaaattagttGCCAgtgaatttattaatttaagtcaatattttaaaatattatattgtttaaaTTTCATGTGGATAAAAtcaatgaaaatattttcattggtaaaaagtaataagaaaataaaatacaGAACAAGAGAAAAAGTTGAAATAATGAATAGAAAGAGAAGATtaatgagaaaaaaataataataaataaaagatgaaGGTTGGGTAGAAAGAATGATAAAAATGTATCTCCAATGATGGTTAATTTTAGAAATGATTGGTCCTCTTGAAATATAATTAAGGTAGACAAAGTTCTTACCTTGAGAAGGCTTGTATTCAAGTTTATTGTTATAGTTATGGAAGAAAATGTTGTGAGTTTTATTATTATAGTCATGGAAGAAAATGTTATGAGTAACTATCctctattttctttaatttattcatATTTCAAGTGATGCCTTCTACAAATTTTGGGCCTTTTTTTGTTCTATAGATTTAAATCTTTTGATTTTGCTTTTTATGGTTTATTACTCATGCTAACAATAAAATTTACTTGGATGaatgataaatttttatttaaatagataaaataataaaatcaaaaaatataaaaagttaaTTGTTTGAACAATGTCAAATGCTCTTGcctaactaaaaaattaaatccTAAATACAATATTCAAGAAACTATCAATACCCTAACTTGTTTCCTTCAAACTCTTCAAAGTCTTCATGCTTAGATTTTCTTATCGAGTAAACTCGTGAATCCGTCACAAACACACTACCAACGTCAAATGAAGCAAATTGTagattcaatttttaaaattttgttataagtattatttaataaatttttgataaataatataaaatataaaaaattgtgaattaattgatttaaattttaataattaggGATGTTGAAACTAAACTCATATCTTTATATCTTTAGGGGAGAAATGGtgaatgtgtttacaaatacactctattttgtttttttgacGCGAGGAATTGCCTTTTGTAGAGGATATACTCAaccaaaaaaattgaaaaaaaaaaatcaccataaatcaaattattattattattattattactattgttattatcagtattagtattattattattattattcaattttcGCTCAATTTGTTGAgataacacccaaaataatttaagataattCATAAAAACATCATAATAATTCGCAATATATAATCATCTACTTTCCACTTGTTAATTATACAaccaaaattatataattaataacattctccgaaaatctttaattaaatatacataattaatctataaatatatatttaattaatccaaacatattacaccaaataaatttcttttaattctcTATTCCAATTAAATTCCAATTAGCTCTGTCACACAACAAGATGGTAGTTACATTTGagtttttttagtattttcttattttgtttacTAAAATATCATTTACACATGTGGTACACAATAACCATTTTCCGTTGAAAATTTCTCCAATAATTTTGGAAAGAATTATATTAGATCAAAGATCCAAAAGgtgtataaacaaataatcAGTCACCATGGGCTTGGAGACAGAGGAAGCCGCACAGAAATGAGATGTAGTTGGAAATTATATTACATATTCTCACATTGTCGTGCCTTACCCAACCTAACAAACAACCAAAaatagatatataattaaataaaagaaatacttaaaaattagttaaatgggtaacaatttagtttctctatattttgataaaaatattttcttgttCAATTATTGAGTAAAAAATACAAACATTATTGCAAAGGACAAAAACAATGACTCTTGTTTGTTTGTTGTTATATATATCAAATGGGTAACAATTTAGTTTCTACTTTTTATCCttgtttttaaaaacaaatcaaaaatttgaaaactaaaaagatGGCATGGATTTAAAAAAGTTTACAACttttgaataaataaattaattattaaatatcatACAATTTTTCTAGTGCGTAAGTACGACACTTTCTGGTGTATGAATTCCATAAAGTTTATTAAGAGTGTCAAGTGGGGTTGGagcatataataataataatgtctGTCTTTTGAAAACTTCAGTACACATTTTGCTTTGAAGAGTGAAAATCAAAAAAACCTACAACTCTCGAACGTGTTGCGGTGAGCCAACACGTTTGGAAAGTGGGAAAGTTTTGCTCGCTCTGGGTCACCTTCTTCGAGTAGTAGCATTGGACATTCGCAAGCATacaatttatttaatttagtgAGACGTAGCATTGCTTCTGTAGAAGGtagttttttcaaatttctgCAACAAAGAAAACAGAGTGTTTGCAAACATACCAAGTTTCCTAGCCATTCTGGCAAAGCTTCGATGCCtccaaaattttcaattgaCAGAAATTCCAAGGAAGTGAGGTGTTGAAGTTGTTGAGGAATTTGTGTTACACTATTATTGCTCAACTCATCCTCGActaaagtaatttttttaagGGAAGGAAGGTGCTGAAGGATGCCAAAATCATAATTCTGTATATTTCCAACAATTGTCATTACCCCCAAATTCATGAGATGACATAAATCTTCTGGTAGCTTGTCTAACGGACCAATGTGTAAATACCATAATTCCGGCTTATTTCTCATATTTATGCCCAAATTTGAACATTGGTATATTTTCACACGTCGAATGGAACTACAAAATTGTAACCCGTTTGGAATTTTTGTTAATTTGGGACATCCACTTATCTCCAAGCTTTTAAGATTGGGAAAAATTGTAACATTTGATGATGCATCATTTGTCATTACCTCTTCCCATTGCTCTAAGTTGATCATATTCTGCATTACAAATTTCTCAAGCTTTGGGAAGAACCTTCTTTGGTTTGGATCATTACCATAGAACTTGTTGTCTATAATTTGAACGCCATCGAAGCTGCAAATCTCAAGTTTCTTTAAGTTGTTTAATTGTCCAAGCATTGGAAGCTTTTCACAATTATCACAACCATACAAACCTATCTCTATTAAATTCTCAACAAAAATCTTGTTAGGTAAACGCCTTTCTGTAAAGTCGTGGATTCTTAATATTTGGAGATTTTGGTTTGGTTGAAGTCCTTCCAACACTTCCAAATCATTGTAATTGTCgttatcttttcttttcatggACCAACTTAAGTTTAGCTCTTTTAAATTCTCCTTTTCTGCCAAGTTTGCTCCTTTGGCTTCCTCTTTACTTTCAACTTTCTCCAAACACAAAAGATTCAAACTACCTTGCAAGTTTTTCAATGGTCCCAATTCAATAATCTTACAACCTTCTTCAAACCCGATTACAAAATGAGACAATGTTTGAAGTTGAGTCAATTGACTTAAATGTGGAGGCGTTTGGTCAACATTTCGCCATAATTTCAAGTGCCTTAAATTTACCAAATTTGAAAAGTTCATTGGAAATTCTTCAACAAATGAGTATAGGAACTTTAATGTTTGCAAATTATGAAGCGAAACAATAGACTCTGGAAATTTTAATCTCGTTGAATAACTTGCAATTTCTAGATATCTCAAGTGTTTCAATTGATCTATTGACTTCGGTAACTTCTCACTAGACATCTTCGATATCTTTAAAATACGCAAACAAACAAAGTTTCTTATCTTCACATCAAAGAATGTCAGTTGACCTATATTGTGAGGAATCTTTTGAATAAAATCAATCGTGCGTAGCTTGCATGCAACATTTTTAATCTCCTTCTTTTGAAGTTCCTTCTCCGATATATTGCTAGGATTTAGTTGCAAATTTTGATCCCTTGAAATTGCCATTGCAATATCATGTACAAGATCATGCATCTTATATTCTTCTGTCCTTGTTCCATATACAAGATCATGCATCTTATATTCTTCTGTCCTTGTTTCATGGGCATCTTGAAATAAGCAGTGTGACAACAAGATCTTGAAGTATATGTCTCCTACAGTTTCCATTGTCATGTTTCTTCCTTCTTGTGGTTGAAGAAAACCTTGTGCCATCCACATTTGAATTAGTTCTTGTTTTTCAAACACAAAATCCTTCGGAAAAATTGAACAATATGAAAAACATTGCTTTAATGCAGATGATGGTAGACGATCCACACTTAATTTTAATATAGATAAAACAAAATCTTCCTCTTGCACCGGAATTCTTAGCACACTTTTCAATGTTTCCTCCCATTTCTCAACATCTCCTTCAAACTTTACTGTCCTTCCCAAAACTCGTGCAACCAATGGTACACCACCAATTTTTTTGACCAACTCTTTTTGAATAATCCCCAAGTTTGAAGTCATTGATAGTCCATATACATTTGCACTTTCTTTAAACAAGGACCAACAATGATCATcagataatttacttaaaagaTGACCAGGACATGTTCCCATGATTTTTGCAACTTCAGCACTCCTTGTAGTCACAACAATACTATTTTTAGAGTTTCCAGTGATCTTGAGCAAACAATATTTCAACTCACCCCATAGAAAAGAATTTTCGTTCCAAACATCGTCAAGCACAAGAAAATATGTTTGCCCAAGCATTTCTTTTTGGAGTTCACGAAGTAAAACCTCCTTACTATCCCCTCCATTAGAAATGCCACCTTTTAGATTTTGTAAAATATCTAACAAAATCTTGTTGACAATAAATGGTTCAGAGACACATACCCATACAGTTTTATCAAAATGTTGTCTAACCAACTCATGTTTGAAAACTAACTTTGCCAAAGTTGTTTTTCCTAATCCACCCATACCAACAATGGGTAGGATAGATGTAAGTTGATTATTGCTAGCATCAATCACTTGTTTCACTATACTTTCAACTTCAACATCCCTCCCCAAAATCTTATGATCTTCGAGTTCTGAAATTGTCTCTCGATATTGACTAATAACATCGATCTCTGGACTTACATTTTCATTCCCCACAAGTCCTAAAGGAGCAGCCTCAAGGTAATGCTTTTCTAACAATGCTATAAGAGTCATCATTTTTTTTGCCATGTTAAGACGAAAGATCAAAACATTGGtagaaggagaaaaaaaatcacacaccttcttcatttttcttgtttggaccttttgtcgaagatCTTCATAAACAATTTCGTCTAATAGATCATCGGCTTGATAAACAAGATGCCGAAGATCATCCACCCACATCCTCACAGAATCATGATGTAATTT is drawn from Cucumis melo cultivar AY chromosome 11, USDA_Cmelo_AY_1.0, whole genome shotgun sequence and contains these coding sequences:
- the LOC103498352 gene encoding putative disease resistance protein RGA3; this translates as MGDFLWTFAVEEMLKKVLKVAREQTGLAWGFQKHLSKLQKWLLKAEAFLRNINTRKLHHDSVRMWVDDLRHLVYQADDLLDEIVYEDLRQKVQTRKMKKVCDFFSPSTNVLIFRLNMAKKMMTLIALLEKHYLEAAPLGLVGNENVSPEIDVISQYRETISELEDHKILGRDVEVESIVKQVIDASNNQLTSILPIVGMGGLGKTTLAKLVFKHELVRQHFDKTVWVCVSEPFIVNKILLDILQNLKGGISNGGDSKEVLLRELQKEMLGQTYFLVLDDVWNENSFLWGELKYCLLKITGNSKNSIVVTTRSAEVAKIMGTCPGHLLSKLSDDHCWSLFKESANVYGLSMTSNLGIIQKELVKKIGGVPLVARVLGRTVKFEGDVEKWEETLKSVLRIPVQEEDFVLSILKLSVDRLPSSALKQCFSYCSIFPKDFVFEKQELIQMWMAQGFLQPQEGRNMTMETVGDIYFKILLSHCLFQDAHETRTEEYKMHDLVYGTRTEEYKMHDLVHDIAMAISRDQNLQLNPSNISEKELQKKEIKNVACKLRTIDFIQKIPHNIGQLTFFDVKIRNFVCLRILKISKMSSEKLPKSIDQLKHLRYLEIASYSTRLKFPESIVSLHNLQTLKFLYSFVEEFPMNFSNLVNLRHLKLWRNVDQTPPHLSQLTQLQTLSHFVIGFEEGCKIIELGPLKNLQGSLNLLCLEKVESKEEAKGANLAEKENLKELNLSWSMKRKDNDNYNDLEVLEGLQPNQNLQILRIHDFTERRLPNKIFVENLIEIGLYGCDNCEKLPMLGQLNNLKKLEICSFDGVQIIDNKFYGNDPNQRRFFPKLEKFVMQNMINLEQWEEVMTNDASSNVTIFPNLKSLEISGCPKLTKIPNGLQFCSSIRRVKIYQCSNLGINMRNKPELWYLHIGPLDKLPEDLCHLMNLGVMTIVGNIQNYDFGILQHLPSLKKITLVEDELSNNSVTQIPQQLQHLTSLEFLSIENFGGIEALPEWLGNLVCLQTLCFLCCRNLKKLPSTEAMLRLTKLNKLYACECPMLLLEEGDPERAKLSHFPNVLAHRNTFESCRFF